A region of the Actinomycetes bacterium genome:
TCAGGCAGCGAAACCATTGTCATCACGCCGGAGGACACTCTCGCCGAGGCGACCACCGTCATCGAAAAAACCCCTGGAGTTTCTGGCGTAGTGCCGCTCACCAGTGGCGCTGCCGAGGGGCCTCCAGGAACTGGCGAACCGGTCGTGGTCAACGGTGAAGTGTTGCTGAACGTGACGCTGTCCAATGCCTCTGACTCGATCGCCGCTGAGGACACCGTAGCCGTGATGCGCACTGAACTGGACGCGGTCTCACCAGACGCGCTAGTCGGTGGCCCCACCGCAACCCAGTACGACACCGTAGAGACCGCCCAGCAGGACGTCCGCAAGATCATCCCCATCGTTCTCTTGGTGATTCTGGTGGTGCTGATGTTGCTACTGCGCGCGGTGGCTGGACCTATCGTGCTGGTGGCTACGGTCGTGCTGTCCTTCGCCGCGACCCTCGGTCTCGGCGCCATTGTGTTCGACGCTCTGGGCATGCCGGGGGCAGACCCGTCGGTACCGCTGTTCTCTTTCGTCTTCTTAGTGGCTTTAGGTATCGACTACAACATCTTCCTCATGACCCGGGCACGGGAAGAAACCGTCAAACATGGGACCCGGGCAGGAATTTTGCGCGCCCTGGCGGTAACTGGCGGGGTGATCACCAGTGCCGGCCTGGTCCTGGCTGCCACCTTCGGTGCCCTGGCAGTGCTGCCGCTATTGTTCCTATTCCAGATCGCCTTCTTGGTTGCGGTTGGTGTCTTGATCGACACCTTCATCGTCCGATCCCTTTTGGTCCCGGGACTCACCATCGAGATCGGACCCAAATCATGGTGGCCCAGCAAACTCGGTAAGGAGCAGGGCTACACGAAGTCGGGCGATCCAGCTGTGGATGAGATTGGGTCCGAGGAGGAAACGGTCACTAGTGGTGCAACTGCTGGTGACGGCACCAAGGATTCGTAACACCCCACCCGCGCGGGCCTGCGCCCACCAGGCGGCCGATTCGAGAATGTCGTCGCCGTTTGCTAGCCGACCGGGGTGTCCGCAACCTGAATGTCGAAGTTCGCGGTGTTGTCGTCATTAAGGGCGGTCACGGTGATGTACACCTCGTAGGTGGTCTCACCGTCCGACAGGGTGCAGGTCATCTCAGCGCCCACCTTCGCCTCCATGTCGCTGGGGCAGTTGATCGGCGGCGCCTCGATGCCGACCTGCTCAGAAAGCGCCTGCTGAGCCTGGGTCTGCACCTCGTCCTGGGAAAGGGTGGCAGCACCGCATCCAGCCATAAGCATTAGCAGCGCCGCACCCAGCGCCACA
Encoded here:
- a CDS encoding DUF4333 domain-containing protein, with amino-acid sequence MRRKMVSRSAPVALGAALLMLMAGCGAATLSQDEVQTQAQQALSEQVGIEAPPINCPSDMEAKVGAEMTCTLSDGETTYEVYITVTALNDDNTANFDIQVADTPVG